In Picosynechococcus sp. PCC 7002, the following are encoded in one genomic region:
- a CDS encoding LL-diaminopimelate aminotransferase, which produces MVRINENYLKLKAGYLFPEIARRVNGFLAENPNAPIIKLGIGDVTEPLPAACREAMAKAIDDMGDRANFKGYGPEQGYAWLREKIAAHDFQARGCDIDASEIFVSDGAKCDTGNILDIFGKDNTIAVTDPVYPVYVDTNVMAGHTGEADESGKYGGLTYIPITADNDFVAQIPTEKVDLIYLCFPNNPTGATATKEQLQAWVDYAKTNGSIIFFDAAYEAFITDESLPHSIYELEGAKDCAIEFRSFSKNAGFTGTRCAFTVVPKNLTVTASNGQAVQLWSLWNRRQSTKFNGVSYIVQRGAEAVYSEAGQAQIKTLIDFYLENAAIIRRELQAVGFDVYGGVNAPYVWVKTPAGLSSWDFFDKLLINCNVVGTPGSGFGAAGEGYFRISAFNSRENVLEAMKRITTAFQ; this is translated from the coding sequence ATGGTTAGAATTAACGAAAATTACCTCAAACTTAAAGCAGGTTATCTCTTTCCCGAAATTGCCCGGCGAGTGAATGGGTTTCTAGCAGAAAACCCCAATGCGCCCATTATCAAATTAGGGATTGGTGATGTCACCGAACCATTACCCGCTGCCTGTCGAGAAGCGATGGCAAAGGCCATTGACGACATGGGCGATCGCGCCAACTTTAAAGGGTATGGCCCTGAACAAGGCTATGCTTGGCTACGGGAAAAAATTGCCGCCCACGACTTCCAGGCCCGCGGTTGCGACATTGACGCCTCTGAAATTTTTGTGTCTGATGGTGCCAAATGCGATACCGGGAACATCCTTGATATCTTTGGCAAAGACAATACCATCGCCGTCACTGACCCTGTTTACCCCGTTTACGTTGATACCAACGTGATGGCAGGACATACCGGAGAAGCCGACGAGTCTGGTAAATATGGTGGCCTGACTTACATCCCCATCACCGCTGACAATGACTTTGTCGCCCAAATCCCCACAGAAAAAGTCGATCTGATCTATCTCTGTTTTCCCAATAATCCCACCGGGGCAACGGCGACGAAAGAACAGCTCCAAGCTTGGGTGGATTATGCCAAGACCAATGGTTCAATTATTTTCTTTGACGCTGCCTATGAAGCGTTCATTACCGACGAAAGCCTACCCCACTCGATCTACGAACTAGAAGGAGCGAAGGATTGCGCCATCGAATTCCGTTCTTTCTCTAAAAATGCAGGCTTTACGGGGACTCGGTGTGCCTTTACCGTTGTGCCGAAAAATCTGACTGTTACTGCGAGCAATGGCCAAGCCGTGCAACTCTGGAGCCTCTGGAACCGCCGTCAGTCCACCAAATTTAACGGCGTTTCTTACATCGTCCAACGGGGAGCAGAGGCCGTTTATTCTGAAGCGGGTCAAGCCCAAATCAAAACACTGATCGATTTTTACTTGGAAAATGCGGCCATTATTCGCCGGGAACTCCAAGCGGTTGGTTTTGATGTCTATGGCGGCGTGAATGCGCCCTATGTCTGGGTTAAAACCCCTGCTGGTTTATCGAGTTGGGACTTTTTTGACAAGCTCTTGATTAACTGCAATGTGGTCGGCACCCCAGGATCTGGTTTTGGGGCCGCTGGGGAAGGCTATTTCCGTATCTCTGCTTTCAATAGCCGTGAAAATGTGCTCGAAGCAATGAAACGGATCACAACGGCATTCCAATAG
- a CDS encoding esterase/lipase family protein — translation MKILCIHGLSRTPFSLLGLAQYLERHGWATEQFGYFAATESFEQIVVRLRQKIQTIAKTGKYSIVAHSLGGVLTRAALTCPKTPDPEHVVMLGTPNQPPRLAAWAWQLPPFRWWTGQCGFNLTDPAFYKALPNLDAPYTVIAGVGGPRGSLSPFGEEFNDGIVALEETRLSPADPVIQLPVLHTFMMNHLPLQQTVRDILRPHSPAS, via the coding sequence ATGAAAATTTTATGTATTCACGGCCTCAGCCGGACGCCCTTTTCTCTCCTGGGGTTAGCTCAATATTTGGAGCGCCATGGTTGGGCAACGGAGCAGTTTGGCTATTTTGCGGCTACGGAAAGTTTTGAGCAGATTGTGGTACGGCTCCGCCAAAAAATTCAGACGATCGCCAAAACCGGAAAATACAGTATCGTGGCCCATTCCTTAGGGGGAGTCCTGACGCGGGCTGCCCTCACTTGCCCGAAAACTCCAGACCCAGAACATGTGGTGATGTTAGGCACCCCGAACCAACCACCTCGTTTAGCGGCTTGGGCTTGGCAATTGCCTCCTTTTCGCTGGTGGACAGGCCAATGTGGGTTTAATTTAACAGATCCGGCTTTTTACAAGGCTCTCCCCAATTTAGATGCACCCTACACGGTAATTGCTGGCGTCGGTGGCCCCAGGGGGAGCTTAAGTCCATTTGGCGAAGAATTTAATGATGGCATTGTTGCCCTAGAAGAAACACGCCTTTCTCCAGCAGATCCTGTGATCCAATTACCGGTACTGCACACTTTTATGATGAATCACTTGCCCCTCCAACAGACTGTCCGCGACATTTTGCGCCCCCACTCTCCCGCGTCTTAG
- the pyrE gene encoding orotate phosphoribosyltransferase, protein MPALSDLLTADQATLRQTLLNQIATDAYKEGDFTLSSGQKSTYYINGKLVTLTPMGALLIGRLILAQLDQDVAAVAGLTLGADPIVSAVSVVSAYENCPIPALIIRKKAKGHGTQAYIEGPSLTPGAKVVVLEDVVTTGQSAAQAVERLRDAGYQVEEIIALVDRQQGGAEFYASQNLKFSSLFTITEVQAAYRALNA, encoded by the coding sequence ATGCCTGCCCTTTCTGACCTCCTGACCGCTGATCAAGCCACCCTCAGACAAACACTCCTCAATCAAATCGCCACAGATGCGTATAAAGAAGGCGACTTCACCCTCTCTTCCGGACAAAAAAGCACCTACTATATCAACGGTAAATTGGTCACCCTCACCCCAATGGGAGCGCTCCTCATCGGTCGTCTGATCCTTGCTCAGCTCGATCAAGACGTTGCCGCCGTCGCTGGTTTAACCCTAGGGGCTGACCCGATTGTTAGCGCCGTCAGTGTTGTGTCAGCCTACGAAAATTGTCCCATTCCGGCTCTGATTATTCGCAAAAAAGCAAAGGGCCACGGCACCCAAGCCTATATCGAAGGGCCATCCCTTACCCCAGGCGCGAAAGTGGTTGTCCTTGAAGATGTTGTGACCACTGGACAGTCCGCCGCCCAAGCCGTTGAGCGTCTCCGGGATGCCGGTTACCAAGTAGAAGAAATTATTGCCCTTGTTGACCGTCAGCAGGGAGGGGCCGAATTTTACGCTAGCCAAAATCTCAAATTTTCTAGCTTGTTTACGATCACCGAAGTACAAGCCGCCTACCGCGCTTTAAATGCTTAG
- a CDS encoding hemolysin family protein: MLSSGEILVRLLSVLLLIAINAFFVTAEFSIVSVRRSRISQLIAEGDLQAKMVQALQSRLERLLSTTQLGITLSSLALGWIGEDTMATVIAQFLVGLPLPDDWIQPFAVSISIPFAFFLIAYLQIVLGELCPKSLALSHAEEMARWLAPPSLAIARIFKPFIWILNQSNRLLLRLGGIAPIQQGLWYDRLTPEELQLIITTEQESMGLEAEERELLSNVIEFGDVVAEEIMTPRTKIHAIANGATLGKLLQKVSQTNHSAYPVYGESIDDIVGFVRFRDFAKPLAAGGMNLNTAINRWVKPIPFVAEGTPIADLLPKMQRTKQPMVMVVDEFGGTAGLVTLKDIINEIIGDELDSHPNAPLHFKALDRQTFLVDAQIDLEELNDLLNVELPYTDDYQTLSGFLLYQWQKIPETGEVFHFEDLKFQVMGIDGPRLQQVKITRDPSDIEAIAEFDFPPEPEDHPDMEEILGPDFKPSGGTD; this comes from the coding sequence ATGTTATCGAGCGGTGAAATTTTAGTCCGATTATTGTCTGTGTTGTTGCTGATCGCAATTAATGCTTTTTTTGTGACCGCAGAATTTTCGATTGTCTCGGTGCGGCGATCGCGCATTAGTCAACTAATTGCGGAGGGGGATCTCCAGGCCAAGATGGTGCAAGCCCTCCAGTCCCGCTTGGAACGCCTCCTCTCGACGACCCAGTTGGGGATTACCCTCTCTAGTTTGGCCCTGGGCTGGATTGGTGAAGATACCATGGCGACGGTTATTGCTCAATTTTTGGTGGGATTGCCTCTCCCCGACGACTGGATTCAACCCTTTGCTGTTTCTATTTCGATCCCTTTTGCTTTTTTCTTAATTGCTTATTTACAGATCGTCTTGGGGGAACTCTGTCCTAAATCCTTGGCTCTCTCCCATGCCGAAGAAATGGCCCGCTGGTTGGCCCCTCCCAGTTTGGCGATCGCCCGAATTTTTAAACCGTTTATTTGGATCTTGAATCAATCTAACCGTCTCCTGTTGCGCCTTGGGGGCATTGCGCCGATTCAGCAGGGGCTTTGGTATGACCGACTGACACCAGAAGAACTCCAACTGATTATCACCACCGAACAAGAATCCATGGGCCTAGAGGCGGAGGAACGGGAGCTTTTAAGTAATGTCATTGAATTTGGTGATGTGGTTGCCGAAGAAATTATGACGCCCCGCACCAAAATCCATGCGATCGCCAACGGCGCGACCCTCGGCAAACTGTTGCAAAAAGTCAGCCAGACCAATCACTCCGCCTATCCTGTTTATGGAGAATCCATCGATGACATTGTCGGTTTTGTGCGCTTCCGGGATTTTGCCAAACCCCTAGCCGCCGGGGGGATGAATCTCAATACGGCCATTAATCGCTGGGTAAAGCCTATTCCCTTCGTCGCCGAGGGTACCCCGATCGCCGACCTCTTGCCGAAAATGCAGCGCACCAAACAACCGATGGTCATGGTAGTAGACGAATTTGGGGGTACCGCCGGGCTTGTCACCCTCAAAGATATTATTAATGAAATTATTGGCGATGAACTCGACAGTCATCCCAATGCGCCACTCCATTTCAAAGCTTTAGATCGACAGACTTTCCTGGTCGATGCCCAAATTGATCTCGAAGAACTCAATGATTTGCTAAATGTTGAATTGCCCTACACCGACGATTATCAAACCCTCAGTGGCTTTTTGCTCTACCAATGGCAAAAAATCCCAGAAACGGGTGAAGTCTTTCACTTTGAAGACCTGAAATTTCAAGTGATGGGTATTGATGGCCCCCGCCTCCAACAGGTCAAGATCACCCGCGACCCCTCTGACATTGAGGCGATCGCCGAATTTGATTTTCCTCCAGAGCCAGAGGATCATCCAGACATGGAAGAAATCCTTGGCCCGGACTTTAAACCCAGCGGCGGAACCGACTAA
- the psb35 gene encoding photosystem II assembly protein Psb35 produces MSDSHSLFLAVAGQPFPLYFTLVYVVGFVAAVSIGLIAFFNSKRPSGWEDAKRPDLIPDLQKKESQDQS; encoded by the coding sequence ATGTCCGATTCTCATTCTCTATTTTTGGCAGTTGCTGGCCAACCCTTCCCTTTATACTTCACCCTCGTTTACGTGGTGGGCTTCGTGGCGGCGGTATCCATTGGTCTGATCGCCTTTTTTAATTCCAAGCGGCCTTCGGGTTGGGAAGATGCCAAACGCCCGGATCTGATTCCAGATTTGCAGAAAAAAGAGTCCCAGGATCAGTCTTAG
- a CDS encoding type IV pilus twitching motility protein PilT, which yields MSDSMPPNRSAGSRPPVPPASEATQIISARPQPAVSADETQIVMPQQRRPQPTAQPQQRRPASPPPPPPLQRMPPPPPLPTPPRQYLGANAERIPQRGPGQPSLKELVTRAHKEGFSDVHLGVGEVPRYRDRGEMVITEYPVTDQDTFYAWLHEVLKPQEIQRFKDSLDFDGATQYEFARVRINIFDSLNGPSLVLRLIPLKILTMEQLRLPPIFKNISDAEKGLVLVTGPTGSGKSTTMAAMVDYINKTHPKNIITIEDPIEFVHQSRKSLIKHREVGMHTLKFDNALKAALREDPDIILVGEMRDKETVNTALKAAQTGHLVMGTLHTNSAIKTIERILNLYSADEQNAMKVAIAESLVSVIAQGLCRTTDGKRAAYHDILVNTETMKDYIVSGQYDKMLELMQNGEFDGMVTMNQSLFNLYQEGRITEEIALEKSPTPNEMAMMLRGRI from the coding sequence ATGAGTGATTCCATGCCTCCGAACCGTTCTGCGGGCTCCCGTCCTCCCGTTCCCCCTGCCAGCGAGGCAACCCAAATTATCTCTGCACGGCCCCAACCTGCTGTTTCGGCGGATGAAACACAAATTGTGATGCCCCAACAGCGACGTCCCCAGCCCACGGCCCAACCCCAACAACGTCGCCCGGCCTCTCCACCTCCGCCACCGCCGCTGCAACGGATGCCGCCCCCACCGCCTTTACCTACGCCACCTCGACAATATTTAGGGGCTAATGCCGAACGAATTCCCCAACGGGGGCCAGGGCAACCGAGTTTAAAGGAACTGGTCACCAGGGCTCACAAAGAAGGATTTTCCGATGTGCACCTTGGGGTCGGGGAAGTGCCTCGGTATCGTGATCGGGGGGAAATGGTGATCACTGAATACCCTGTGACTGACCAAGATACGTTTTATGCTTGGCTGCATGAAGTGCTTAAACCACAGGAAATCCAACGCTTTAAGGACAGTCTCGATTTTGATGGCGCAACCCAATACGAATTCGCCCGGGTGCGGATCAATATTTTTGATTCTCTAAATGGCCCCTCGTTGGTCTTGCGTTTGATTCCGCTCAAAATCTTGACCATGGAGCAGTTGCGCCTACCACCCATCTTTAAGAATATTTCTGATGCAGAAAAAGGCCTCGTTCTGGTTACAGGGCCAACGGGTTCGGGTAAATCCACAACCATGGCGGCAATGGTAGATTACATCAACAAAACCCACCCAAAGAATATCATCACCATTGAAGATCCGATTGAATTTGTTCACCAAAGTCGGAAATCTTTGATCAAGCACCGGGAAGTGGGGATGCACACCCTAAAGTTTGACAACGCGCTCAAAGCGGCCCTCCGGGAAGACCCAGACATTATCCTGGTTGGGGAAATGCGGGATAAAGAAACGGTTAATACGGCCCTCAAAGCAGCGCAAACGGGGCACCTTGTCATGGGAACGCTCCATACCAACAGTGCGATTAAAACTATTGAACGGATTCTTAATCTCTACAGTGCAGATGAGCAAAATGCGATGAAGGTGGCGATCGCCGAATCCTTGGTTTCTGTCATCGCCCAAGGGCTATGCCGTACCACCGATGGAAAGCGGGCTGCTTACCATGACATTTTAGTGAATACCGAAACCATGAAAGATTACATCGTCAGCGGTCAGTACGACAAAATGCTTGAACTGATGCAAAATGGTGAATTTGATGGTATGGTCACCATGAATCAGTCGTTGTTTAACCTCTACCAAGAAGGCCGGATTACAGAGGAAATCGCCCTAGAAAAATCGCCGACGCCCAACGAAATGGCGATGATGCTCCGGGGACGGATCTAG
- the wecB gene encoding non-hydrolyzing UDP-N-acetylglucosamine 2-epimerase gives MPSVCITLGTRPEAIKLAPVIRQFRQQSDFKTHVILTGQHREMVDQVMQWFDLRADDDLEIMQPGQTLSDITCRSLAGLQAIYQKLSPDMVLVQGDTTTAFAAALAAFYQQIPVGHVEAGLRTDNLMNPFPEEANRRLISQIAQLHFAPTPQAIANLKKADILGGTYCTGNTVIDALLAVAAANPPCEIPGLDWERQRVILSTVHRRENWGEPLQDILQGLHKIVTAFPDVAILLPMHRNPTVREPIQQILGQHPQIFLTEPLDYPQLVGAMQRSYLVLTDSGGLQEEAPSLGKPVLVLRENTERPEAIAAGTAQLIGTAQDNIFQATQLLLTNREKYEQMANAVNPFGDGTSSAQILQIVRDFLQARAA, from the coding sequence ATGCCCTCAGTTTGTATCACTCTTGGTACCCGCCCGGAAGCGATTAAGCTCGCGCCTGTGATCCGGCAATTTCGCCAGCAGTCTGATTTTAAAACCCATGTGATTTTGACGGGGCAGCACCGGGAAATGGTTGATCAGGTGATGCAGTGGTTTGATCTACGGGCCGATGATGATCTCGAAATTATGCAACCGGGACAAACCTTATCGGACATTACCTGCCGGAGCTTGGCGGGTTTACAGGCGATTTACCAAAAGTTATCCCCGGATATGGTGCTGGTGCAAGGGGACACAACAACAGCGTTTGCGGCAGCTTTAGCGGCGTTTTATCAGCAGATTCCTGTGGGCCATGTGGAAGCGGGCTTACGAACGGATAATTTAATGAATCCTTTCCCAGAGGAAGCCAACCGACGCCTAATTTCTCAGATTGCCCAGTTACATTTTGCACCGACTCCCCAGGCGATCGCCAACCTGAAAAAAGCGGACATTTTAGGGGGCACCTATTGCACAGGGAATACGGTGATTGATGCCCTTTTAGCCGTCGCAGCGGCAAATCCCCCCTGTGAGATTCCCGGTTTAGATTGGGAGCGGCAACGGGTGATTCTTTCGACGGTGCACCGCCGGGAAAATTGGGGTGAACCGCTCCAGGACATTTTGCAGGGGTTACATAAGATTGTTACGGCGTTTCCAGATGTGGCGATTTTATTACCGATGCACCGCAACCCCACGGTTCGGGAGCCAATTCAGCAAATCCTAGGCCAACATCCCCAAATTTTTCTCACCGAACCTCTAGATTACCCGCAGTTAGTCGGGGCGATGCAACGGAGTTATCTGGTACTCACGGATTCCGGGGGGCTCCAGGAGGAAGCACCGAGCTTGGGTAAGCCGGTGTTAGTTTTGCGAGAAAATACCGAACGGCCAGAGGCGATCGCCGCCGGTACGGCCCAATTAATTGGTACCGCCCAGGACAATATTTTCCAAGCGACCCAACTCTTGCTCACAAACCGGGAAAAGTATGAGCAAATGGCCAATGCGGTAAATCCCTTTGGGGATGGCACCAGTTCCGCGCAAATCTTGCAAATTGTGCGTGATTTTCTGCAAGCTAGGGCGGCGTAA